Proteins found in one Aquibium microcysteis genomic segment:
- a CDS encoding ABC transporter permease, with the protein MTEFLINWVAIVPSFAVPFALAALGLIICEQAGVLNLGAEGFMLAGALAGVGLTINGVSPEAALAGSALAGAALGVVFAVLAASLRINHVIAGLALVFSAQALTSYVASSQKWTNKAIGGLQPVFLGQDVVAFATPLIFLVAVLVLYRTRAGLALRAVGQNPAAADAAGIDATTVRFLAIVAGAALIGLAGGYLTLAVTRIWVDGVVGGRGWIAIALVIFARWHPWRALAGAVLFGCIEALIPRLAAAGVDVPRYLLLMTPYLVTLLVMVWTAARLKDRSAQPAALGIHHIREERT; encoded by the coding sequence GTGACCGAGTTCCTGATCAACTGGGTGGCGATCGTGCCGAGCTTCGCGGTGCCCTTCGCACTGGCGGCGCTGGGGCTGATCATCTGCGAGCAGGCGGGCGTGCTGAACCTCGGCGCGGAAGGCTTCATGCTGGCCGGCGCGCTGGCCGGCGTCGGCCTGACGATCAATGGAGTCTCTCCCGAAGCGGCGCTCGCAGGTTCGGCGCTGGCGGGTGCCGCGCTCGGCGTCGTCTTCGCCGTCCTCGCGGCGAGCCTGAGGATCAACCACGTGATCGCCGGACTGGCGCTGGTCTTCTCTGCGCAGGCGCTGACGAGCTATGTCGCGAGCAGCCAGAAATGGACCAACAAGGCGATCGGCGGCTTGCAGCCGGTCTTCCTCGGCCAGGACGTCGTGGCCTTCGCCACGCCGCTGATCTTCCTCGTCGCGGTGCTGGTGCTCTACCGGACCCGCGCGGGGCTGGCGCTGCGTGCGGTCGGCCAGAACCCGGCCGCGGCCGACGCCGCCGGCATCGACGCGACGACGGTGCGGTTTCTCGCGATCGTCGCGGGGGCCGCGCTGATCGGGCTCGCGGGCGGCTACCTGACGCTCGCCGTCACGCGGATCTGGGTCGACGGCGTCGTCGGCGGCCGCGGCTGGATCGCCATCGCGCTGGTCATCTTCGCGCGCTGGCACCCCTGGCGGGCGCTCGCGGGTGCCGTGCTGTTCGGCTGCATCGAGGCGCTGATCCCGCGGCTCGCGGCGGCCGGCGTCGACGTGCCCCGCTACCTGCTCCTGATGACGCCCTACCTCGTCACGCTGCTCGTCATGGTGTGGACGGCCGCCCGCCTGAAGGACCGGTCGGCACAGCCGGCCGCACTCGGCATCCACCACATCCGCGAAGAGCGGACCTGA
- a CDS encoding isopenicillin N synthase family dioxygenase codes for MIIYEPPQPATSVPLIDLADSFSDDIEKRKKVAWEIHKACVDPGFFYIVNHGIPQQVMDDQLALAAKFFELPLDEKMAMDSRFQSSTRGYEPMAAQTLDEGSPPDLKEGFMSSVNADENHRYTKLNVPGTGLNQWPPSFPEFKVQYEAYVEKALDLGRHVARLIALSLELPEDYFDAGLEEPLHYCRILKYPPMPKDAKPNQLGAGAHTDWGLITLLLQDDVGGLEVRSASGDWIAAPPVRGAYIVNLGEMFPVITNDAYKATMHRVLNNTSDKVRYSCPTFVDPEYFYKVKCAETCLGPDGTAKYPEMTAGEHLRAQFQKTFGIAA; via the coding sequence ATGATCATCTACGAACCGCCGCAGCCCGCGACCTCGGTTCCGCTCATCGACCTCGCCGACAGCTTCTCGGACGACATCGAGAAGCGGAAGAAGGTCGCCTGGGAGATCCACAAGGCCTGCGTCGACCCAGGCTTCTTCTACATCGTCAACCACGGCATCCCGCAGCAGGTGATGGACGACCAGCTGGCGCTGGCGGCGAAGTTCTTCGAGCTGCCGCTGGACGAGAAGATGGCGATGGACTCGCGCTTCCAGTCCTCCACCCGCGGCTACGAGCCGATGGCGGCGCAGACGCTGGACGAAGGCTCGCCGCCCGACCTGAAGGAAGGCTTCATGTCGAGCGTCAACGCCGACGAGAACCATCGCTACACCAAGCTCAACGTGCCGGGCACCGGCCTCAACCAGTGGCCGCCGAGCTTCCCGGAATTCAAGGTGCAGTACGAGGCCTATGTCGAGAAGGCGCTCGATCTCGGCCGGCACGTCGCCCGCCTGATCGCGCTGTCGCTGGAACTGCCGGAGGATTATTTCGACGCCGGGCTGGAGGAGCCGCTGCACTATTGCCGCATTCTGAAATATCCGCCGATGCCGAAGGACGCCAAGCCCAACCAGCTCGGCGCCGGCGCGCACACCGACTGGGGCCTGATCACGCTTCTGCTGCAGGACGACGTCGGCGGGCTCGAGGTGCGCTCGGCCTCCGGCGACTGGATCGCCGCGCCACCGGTCCGCGGCGCCTATATCGTCAATCTCGGCGAGATGTTCCCGGTCATCACCAACGACGCCTACAAGGCGACCATGCACCGGGTGCTGAACAACACCAGCGACAAGGTGCGCTACTCCTGCCCGACCTTCGTCGACCCGGAATATTTCTACAAGGTCAAGTGCGCCGAGACCTGCCTCGGGCCGGACGGCACGGCGAAATATCCGGAGATGACGGCGGGCGAGCATCTGCGCGCGCAGTTCCAGAAGACCTTCGGCATCGCCGCGTGA
- a CDS encoding acetyl-CoA acetyltransferase, protein MTAAIVGWAHSRFGKLEDETLESLIVKVATEALEHAGIGPDDVDEIVLGHFNAGFSPQEFTASLVLQADDRLRFKPATRVENACATGSAAVRQGIRAIDANAARIVLVVGAEQMTKTPGAEVGRNLLRASYLPEDGDTPAGFAGVFGKIAAAYFQRHGDQSDALARIAAKNHRNGVDNPYAQMRKDFGYEFCRAESEKNPYVAGPLKRTDCSLVSDGAAAIVLADMSTALSMRRAVAFRANEHVQDFLPMSKRDILLFEGCSTAWGRALEKARLTLDDLSFVETHDCFTIAELIEYEAMGLAKPGQGARVVAEGITDKDGRLPVNPSGGLKAKGHPIGATGVSMHALTAAQLTGEAGGIQVEGAKLGGIFNMGGAAVANYVSILERVK, encoded by the coding sequence ATGACCGCTGCCATCGTCGGCTGGGCACATTCGCGCTTCGGCAAGCTCGAGGACGAGACGCTCGAGAGCCTGATCGTCAAGGTCGCGACCGAAGCGCTGGAGCATGCCGGCATCGGCCCGGACGACGTCGACGAGATCGTGCTCGGCCATTTCAACGCGGGCTTCTCGCCGCAGGAATTCACCGCGAGCCTGGTGCTGCAGGCCGACGACCGGCTGCGCTTCAAGCCGGCGACGCGGGTGGAGAACGCCTGCGCGACCGGCTCGGCCGCCGTTCGCCAGGGCATCCGCGCCATCGACGCCAATGCCGCCCGGATCGTTCTGGTCGTCGGCGCCGAGCAGATGACGAAGACGCCCGGTGCGGAGGTCGGCAGGAACCTGCTGCGCGCGTCCTACCTGCCCGAGGACGGCGATACGCCGGCGGGTTTCGCCGGCGTCTTCGGCAAGATCGCCGCGGCCTATTTCCAGCGCCACGGCGACCAGTCCGATGCGCTCGCCCGCATCGCGGCGAAGAACCACAGGAACGGCGTCGATAATCCCTATGCCCAGATGCGCAAGGATTTCGGCTACGAGTTCTGCCGCGCCGAGAGCGAGAAGAACCCCTACGTGGCCGGCCCGCTGAAGCGCACCGACTGCTCGCTCGTCTCCGACGGCGCGGCCGCGATCGTGCTGGCCGACATGTCGACGGCGCTGTCGATGCGCCGCGCGGTCGCCTTCCGCGCCAACGAGCACGTGCAGGACTTCCTGCCGATGTCGAAGCGCGACATCCTTTTGTTCGAGGGCTGCTCGACGGCCTGGGGACGCGCGCTGGAGAAGGCGCGGCTGACGCTGGACGACCTCTCCTTCGTCGAGACGCATGACTGCTTCACCATCGCCGAGCTGATCGAATACGAGGCGATGGGGCTGGCCAAACCAGGCCAGGGCGCTCGCGTCGTGGCCGAGGGCATCACCGACAAGGACGGCAGGCTGCCGGTCAACCCGTCGGGCGGGCTGAAGGCCAAGGGCCACCCGATCGGCGCCACCGGCGTGTCGATGCACGCGCTGACGGCCGCGCAGTTGACCGGCGAGGCCGGCGGCATCCAGGTCGAAGGCGCCAAGCTCGGCGGCATCTTCAACATGGGCGGTGCGGCGGTGGCCAACTACGTGTCGATCCTCGAACGCGTCAAATGA
- a CDS encoding ABC transporter ATP-binding protein: MTDAIVLRGISKSFGGFKALDGVDFAARTGEVHALLGENGAGKSTLMNVAAGLYAPDEGRIEIGGESVRLSGAREAAARGVGMVHQHFKLVRAFSVLENICLFNPGRSPAEIAAQATALAGRMGFAVGLSQRVGDLGIAEQHRIEILKVLVAGARIVILDEPTAVLGEAEGRVLMGLVRGLAEAGRAVVLVTHKLHEALDHSDRITVMRGGRKVAEARPADLDPSRLTTMIVGEQIVERPSPSKAIGAPRLRLEDVHRAGEDGRRGLEGISFEVRGGEIYGMAGVSGNGQNQLAEVIAGLAEPEAGQVAMGDGAGLSPAPPLKQRRARLAFIPVDRYRHALAGGVGVTDNYAVKGTLAGRYGSWLRFDRKAARAATQAAIGAFDVRGVRGPGQRAALLSGGNAQKLVIAREFADEPAVVLAHSPSRGLDVRATKAVHDRLREARDRGAAVILMSEDLDEILLLSDRIGVLNGGRIAAEFAAPADRAAIGAAMVSHEASS; encoded by the coding sequence ATGACCGACGCGATCGTCCTGCGCGGGATCTCCAAGAGCTTCGGCGGCTTCAAGGCGCTGGACGGCGTGGACTTCGCCGCCCGCACCGGCGAGGTTCACGCCCTGCTCGGCGAGAACGGTGCGGGCAAGTCGACGCTGATGAACGTCGCCGCCGGCCTCTATGCGCCCGACGAGGGCCGGATCGAGATCGGCGGCGAGAGCGTCCGGCTGTCGGGAGCCCGCGAGGCCGCCGCGCGCGGCGTGGGCATGGTGCACCAGCACTTCAAGCTGGTGCGCGCATTTTCCGTGCTGGAGAACATCTGCCTGTTCAACCCGGGCCGGTCGCCGGCCGAGATCGCCGCGCAGGCGACGGCGCTTGCCGGCCGCATGGGCTTCGCGGTCGGGCTGTCGCAGCGGGTCGGCGACCTCGGCATCGCCGAGCAGCACCGGATCGAGATCCTCAAGGTGCTGGTGGCCGGCGCCCGCATCGTGATCCTGGACGAGCCGACGGCCGTGCTCGGCGAGGCGGAGGGCCGCGTCCTGATGGGGCTGGTGCGCGGGCTGGCCGAGGCCGGCCGCGCCGTCGTCCTCGTCACGCACAAGCTGCACGAGGCGCTCGACCATTCCGACCGCATCACGGTCATGCGCGGCGGCCGCAAGGTGGCCGAGGCGCGGCCGGCCGATCTCGACCCGTCGCGGCTGACGACGATGATCGTCGGCGAGCAGATCGTGGAACGGCCGTCGCCCTCGAAGGCGATCGGCGCCCCGCGCCTGCGGCTGGAGGACGTGCACCGCGCCGGCGAGGACGGACGCCGCGGCCTCGAGGGCATCTCCTTCGAGGTGCGCGGCGGCGAGATCTACGGCATGGCCGGCGTGTCCGGGAACGGGCAGAACCAGCTCGCCGAGGTGATCGCCGGCCTGGCGGAGCCCGAGGCGGGGCAGGTCGCCATGGGCGACGGCGCCGGCCTGAGCCCCGCCCCGCCGCTGAAGCAGCGGCGGGCGCGGCTCGCCTTCATTCCCGTCGACCGCTACCGCCACGCGCTGGCCGGCGGGGTGGGCGTGACGGACAATTATGCGGTCAAGGGCACGCTCGCCGGCCGCTACGGGTCGTGGCTGCGCTTCGACCGCAAGGCGGCGCGCGCGGCGACGCAGGCGGCGATCGGCGCCTTCGACGTGCGCGGCGTGCGCGGCCCCGGCCAGCGCGCGGCGCTGCTGTCGGGCGGCAACGCGCAGAAGCTGGTGATCGCGCGCGAGTTCGCCGACGAGCCGGCCGTGGTGCTGGCGCATAGCCCCTCGCGCGGTCTCGACGTGCGCGCCACCAAGGCCGTGCACGACCGCCTGCGCGAGGCGCGCGACCGGGGCGCCGCCGTCATCCTGATGAGCGAGGACCTGGACGAGATCCTGCTGCTTTCCGACCGCATCGGCGTGCTGAACGGCGGCCGCATCGCGGCCGAATTCGCCGCACCCGCCGACCGAGCGGCGATCGGCGCGGCGATGGTTTCGCACGAGGCGTCATCATGA
- a CDS encoding asparaginase, which translates to MANPVLVEVTRGNRVESRHRGAVVVVDAEGGTLVEIGDADRPVFPRSCIKAIQALPLVESGAADAFGLGDRELALACASHSGEPAHVAGAAAMLARAGLDETALECGTHWPGSQEATLELARAGGAPSQLHNNCSGKHAGFLCACTHMGLAHRGYVDYGHRYQALLRATMEEVTGAIHDEANVGIDGCAIPTYAIPLRALALGFARMGSGIGMGVERMKAARRLLSACMAEPFHMSGSGTMDLALMQAGQGRIFVKTGAEAVYVAALPTLGLGVAVKCDDGGTRASEAIVAEVLAGLFAGDEGLSARLSDLARPAVKNRNGTAVGQVRPTEALALAR; encoded by the coding sequence ATGGCGAACCCCGTCCTCGTGGAAGTCACCCGCGGCAACCGCGTCGAGAGCCGCCACCGCGGCGCGGTCGTCGTGGTCGACGCCGAGGGCGGCACGCTGGTGGAGATCGGCGATGCCGACCGGCCGGTCTTCCCGCGCTCCTGCATCAAGGCGATCCAGGCGCTGCCGCTGGTGGAGAGCGGCGCGGCCGACGCCTTCGGCCTCGGTGACCGCGAACTGGCGCTCGCCTGCGCCTCGCATTCGGGTGAGCCGGCGCATGTGGCGGGTGCGGCCGCCATGCTCGCCCGCGCGGGGCTCGACGAGACCGCGCTCGAATGCGGCACGCACTGGCCGGGCAGCCAGGAGGCGACGCTGGAGCTCGCCCGCGCGGGCGGCGCGCCGTCGCAGCTGCACAACAACTGCTCGGGCAAGCATGCCGGCTTCCTCTGCGCCTGCACGCACATGGGTCTCGCCCATCGCGGCTACGTCGACTACGGCCACCGCTACCAGGCGCTGCTGCGCGCCACGATGGAGGAGGTGACGGGCGCGATCCACGACGAGGCCAATGTGGGCATCGACGGCTGCGCCATCCCGACCTACGCGATCCCTTTGCGGGCGCTGGCGCTGGGCTTCGCGCGCATGGGCAGCGGCATCGGCATGGGCGTGGAGCGGATGAAGGCGGCGCGCCGGCTGCTTTCGGCCTGCATGGCCGAGCCTTTCCACATGTCGGGCAGCGGCACGATGGACCTGGCGCTGATGCAGGCCGGGCAGGGGCGCATCTTCGTCAAGACCGGCGCGGAGGCCGTCTATGTCGCGGCGCTGCCGACGCTGGGGCTCGGCGTCGCGGTGAAATGCGACGATGGCGGCACGCGCGCCTCGGAGGCGATCGTGGCCGAGGTGCTGGCGGGCCTGTTTGCCGGCGACGAGGGGCTGTCGGCGCGGCTCAGCGACCTCGCCCGCCCGGCGGTGAAGAACCGCAACGGCACGGCGGTCGGGCAGGTGCGGCCGACGGAGGCGCTGGCGCTGGCGCGCTGA
- a CDS encoding SDR family NAD(P)-dependent oxidoreductase, with the protein MKPVAVVTGGASGIGLAVVERLLDDGWSVAVLDANAEALAESEEAFDGEDVVFLRADITAGEDVDDAFDAVVDRFGPIGGLVNCAGIARDLPALETSAELFRRILDVNLVGSFICVRAAIARRAEALSIVNVASVSGLRANAGRVAYGSSKAGVKMMTEVLALELGADGVRVNCVAPGPIDTPLVAQLHRAEDRADWVARVPQARYGGPAEVAAAVAFLLSPEASYVNGHTLAVDGGFLAAGIIRRDR; encoded by the coding sequence ATGAAACCGGTGGCCGTCGTCACCGGCGGAGCGTCCGGCATCGGCCTGGCCGTTGTCGAACGCCTGCTGGACGACGGCTGGTCGGTGGCCGTGCTGGATGCGAATGCCGAGGCACTTGCCGAAAGCGAGGAGGCATTCGACGGCGAGGACGTGGTCTTCCTGCGGGCCGACATCACCGCCGGCGAGGATGTCGACGACGCGTTCGACGCCGTCGTGGACCGTTTCGGGCCGATCGGCGGGCTGGTCAACTGCGCCGGCATCGCCCGCGACCTGCCGGCGCTGGAGACGAGCGCCGAACTCTTCCGCCGCATCCTCGACGTCAATCTCGTCGGCTCCTTCATCTGCGTGCGGGCCGCGATCGCGCGCCGCGCAGAAGCGCTCTCGATCGTCAACGTCGCGTCGGTGTCGGGGCTGCGGGCGAATGCCGGCCGCGTCGCCTATGGCAGTTCGAAGGCCGGCGTGAAGATGATGACGGAGGTGCTGGCGCTCGAACTCGGCGCCGACGGCGTGCGCGTCAACTGCGTCGCCCCTGGTCCGATCGACACGCCGCTGGTGGCGCAACTTCACCGTGCCGAGGATCGCGCCGACTGGGTTGCGCGGGTGCCGCAGGCGCGCTACGGCGGCCCGGCGGAGGTTGCCGCGGCGGTAGCCTTCCTGCTGTCGCCGGAGGCGAGCTACGTCAATGGCCACACGCTGGCCGTCGACGGCGGGTTCCTGGCGGCGGGCATCATCCGCCGCGACCGCTGA
- a CDS encoding ABC transporter permease: MSDAPLAADAGLDASAGAGKARRKLASVQLVPFLEVRQSVSERYRIAVYAASLAVAALASVALLAASGVAPADLAREIATVGFGSPRALGSVLAQTAPLAIGGLATAIAFRAGFWNIGLEGQMILGAIFAAFVAIHDVGPESLRIVLMALAACAGGMLWIAGPGFLKQRLGVNEVISTLLLNYVAFNLLLHLLYGPWKDPVSAFPHTQQFETVERLAPLGWQNLTLALPLAIAVVLVAWWALSVSRFGYLVDLMRANREMARAVGVPVAALSTVAILASGAVGGLAGFAISAGIEFRTTQNFFVGYLFSGVLIAFIARNHPLGVLVVSFAMAVLLLLGQSLQVFFGIPAALVQLVQAIFIVCVAASEFFLTYRMHWRSAS; the protein is encoded by the coding sequence ATGAGCGACGCACCGCTTGCCGCAGACGCAGGCCTGGACGCTTCGGCGGGCGCCGGAAAGGCCCGCCGCAAGCTCGCGTCCGTCCAGCTCGTCCCGTTCCTGGAGGTGCGGCAGAGCGTGTCGGAGCGCTACCGCATCGCGGTCTATGCCGCGAGCCTGGCGGTCGCAGCGCTGGCTTCGGTGGCGCTGCTCGCCGCCTCGGGCGTCGCGCCCGCCGATCTGGCGCGCGAGATCGCGACCGTCGGCTTCGGCTCGCCGCGGGCGCTGGGCTCGGTGCTGGCGCAGACCGCACCGCTGGCCATCGGCGGGCTCGCCACCGCGATCGCCTTCCGCGCCGGCTTCTGGAACATCGGGCTCGAAGGCCAGATGATCCTCGGCGCGATCTTCGCCGCCTTCGTGGCGATCCACGACGTCGGACCGGAGAGCCTGCGCATCGTGCTGATGGCGCTGGCCGCCTGCGCCGGCGGCATGCTGTGGATCGCCGGTCCGGGTTTCCTCAAGCAGCGCCTCGGGGTCAACGAGGTGATCAGCACGCTGCTCCTGAACTACGTCGCCTTCAACCTCCTGCTGCATCTGCTCTACGGGCCGTGGAAGGACCCGGTCTCGGCCTTCCCGCACACGCAGCAGTTCGAAACCGTCGAGCGGCTGGCGCCGCTCGGATGGCAGAACCTGACGCTGGCCCTGCCGCTGGCGATCGCCGTCGTGCTGGTCGCCTGGTGGGCGCTCTCGGTCAGCCGCTTCGGCTACCTCGTCGACCTGATGCGCGCGAACCGCGAGATGGCGCGGGCTGTCGGCGTGCCGGTGGCGGCGCTGTCGACGGTGGCGATCCTCGCCTCGGGCGCGGTCGGCGGGCTCGCCGGCTTCGCGATTTCGGCCGGGATCGAGTTCCGCACGACGCAGAACTTCTTCGTCGGCTATCTCTTCTCGGGCGTCCTCATCGCCTTCATCGCCCGCAACCACCCGCTCGGCGTGCTGGTCGTGTCCTTCGCGATGGCGGTGCTGCTGCTGCTCGGCCAGAGCCTGCAGGTCTTTTTCGGCATCCCCGCGGCGCTGGTGCAGCTGGTGCAGGCGATCTTCATCGTCTGCGTGGCGGCGTCGGAATTCTTCCTCACCTACCGCATGCACTGGCGGAGCGCGTCGTGA
- a CDS encoding cysteine hydrolase family protein gives MKAIVRGVEKEIPDVPFRDWCSRHDCAVVSIDMHQGHLSEDPMCPCPAPRGREIIAPVDAFHRRARALGVPIVHVRSTLRKTGEDDLKGRHPAAWRTLVQLYADPIPGIDEHAIEGSRWTEFATEVLDTDLIVQTKRRLSPFYPTDLDFLLRSMGVKRVVFNGGMTDCCVLNATFDASNLGYRVCVAADLVRGSDAELEAAALSIVSYHTGLVMKVDEILAVWEAEG, from the coding sequence ATGAAAGCCATCGTCCGCGGCGTCGAGAAGGAGATCCCCGACGTGCCGTTCCGCGACTGGTGCTCGCGGCACGACTGCGCGGTGGTGTCGATCGACATGCATCAGGGGCACCTGTCGGAGGATCCGATGTGCCCCTGTCCGGCGCCGCGCGGACGCGAGATCATCGCCCCCGTCGACGCCTTCCACCGCCGGGCGCGGGCGCTCGGCGTGCCGATCGTCCATGTCCGCTCGACGCTGCGCAAGACCGGCGAGGACGACCTGAAGGGGCGGCATCCGGCGGCCTGGCGCACCCTGGTGCAGCTCTATGCCGACCCGATCCCCGGCATCGACGAGCACGCGATCGAGGGCTCGCGCTGGACCGAGTTCGCCACCGAGGTGCTCGACACCGACCTGATCGTCCAGACCAAACGCCGGCTGTCGCCTTTCTACCCGACCGATCTCGACTTCCTGCTGCGCTCGATGGGCGTGAAGCGCGTCGTCTTCAACGGCGGCATGACCGACTGCTGCGTGCTCAATGCCACGTTCGACGCCTCCAACCTCGGCTACCGCGTCTGCGTGGCTGCAGACCTGGTGCGCGGATCGGACGCGGAACTGGAAGCGGCGGCGCTGTCGATCGTCTCCTACCACACAGGGCTCGTCATGAAGGTGGATGAGATTCTGGCGGTCTGGGAGGCCGAAGGCTGA
- a CDS encoding DUF3750 domain-containing protein, which translates to MSTLKLLAMLVAILFVAPAVATAGWWSLVDRPGSWRSADWSSSGLLPAAPERNAAAVYVFAARTGGLKGAFSVHSWIVLKRPGATRYERYDKVGWGSPIRRDGWAADGRWYSNAPELVAMAEGERAASLLAEMDAAIASYPYAGRGDYRIWPGPNSNSFVAHVLRQVPALGATLPPNATGRDYAPGVASFDLAPDGRDLHVTLNGLAGFAVGARSGLELHFMGLVAGLDLARPALKIPAFGRVPLWPGA; encoded by the coding sequence CTGTCGACGCTCAAGCTCCTGGCGATGCTGGTCGCCATCCTCTTCGTCGCGCCCGCGGTCGCCACCGCCGGCTGGTGGTCGCTGGTCGACCGGCCCGGCTCCTGGCGCTCGGCCGACTGGTCGTCGAGCGGGCTGCTGCCGGCCGCACCCGAACGCAATGCTGCGGCCGTCTACGTGTTCGCCGCCCGCACCGGCGGCCTGAAGGGAGCGTTCTCGGTGCACAGCTGGATCGTGCTCAAGCGGCCCGGCGCCACCCGCTACGAACGCTACGACAAGGTGGGCTGGGGCTCGCCGATCCGCCGCGACGGCTGGGCCGCCGACGGGCGCTGGTACTCCAATGCGCCCGAGCTCGTGGCGATGGCCGAGGGCGAGCGCGCGGCAAGCCTGCTGGCGGAGATGGACGCGGCGATCGCCTCCTATCCCTATGCCGGACGGGGCGACTACCGCATCTGGCCGGGGCCGAACTCCAACAGCTTCGTCGCGCACGTGCTGCGGCAGGTGCCGGCGCTGGGCGCCACGCTGCCGCCCAACGCGACGGGCCGCGACTATGCGCCGGGCGTCGCCTCGTTCGACCTCGCGCCCGACGGCCGCGACCTGCACGTGACCTTGAACGGCCTCGCCGGCTTCGCGGTCGGTGCCCGCAGCGGCCTCGAACTGCATTTCATGGGGCTGGTGGCCGGGCTGGATCTGGCCCGGCCGGCACTGAAGATCCCCGCCTTCGGCCGCGTGCCGCTCTGGCCGGGAGCCTGA
- a CDS encoding NAD(P)/FAD-dependent oxidoreductase — protein MNDETTRAQRSRPADPGVVIVGAGFAGLEVAKELGRAGIGVTVVDRENHHLFQPLLYQVATAGLSAADIAEPIRKVLRGHDSVQVLLGRVDGIDTAARRLRLGDGSNLPYEVLVLAAGAVDSHFGHDEWKPHLLGLKSLANAQAMRSRVLLAFEQAERSVDPAEQQRLMTIAIVGGGPTGVELAGSLAELCRHTLADDFRNIAPEHARIMLIEAGPRLLAGFSQEASRYAETRLRKLGVEVLTDTAVEDVREGEIRIDGRSVAVGHTLWAAGVAASPLAAMLGAETDKAGRVLVDETLAVPGLPGVYALGDLAHCPGPDGKPVPGLAQVAKQQGRHLGRGLVRHIRDGAPLEPFRYRGRGNTAIVGRNAAVFEQGRLKVRGWFAWFAWVVIHVYLLVGFQNRVRVSVQWLWRYVTYERGARLVTEKDRPRG, from the coding sequence ATGAACGACGAGACGACGCGCGCGCAACGATCACGTCCGGCCGACCCGGGCGTGGTGATCGTCGGTGCCGGTTTCGCCGGGCTGGAGGTCGCGAAGGAGCTGGGGCGCGCCGGCATCGGCGTCACCGTGGTCGACCGGGAGAACCACCATCTGTTCCAGCCGCTGCTCTACCAGGTCGCCACCGCCGGGCTCTCTGCGGCCGACATCGCCGAGCCGATCCGCAAGGTGCTGCGCGGCCACGACAGCGTCCAGGTGCTGCTCGGACGTGTGGACGGCATCGACACGGCGGCGCGGCGGCTCCGGCTGGGGGACGGGTCGAACCTTCCCTACGAAGTGCTCGTCCTGGCGGCCGGCGCGGTCGACAGCCATTTCGGCCATGACGAGTGGAAGCCCCACCTGCTGGGCCTCAAGTCGCTCGCGAACGCGCAGGCGATGCGGTCGCGGGTGCTGCTGGCCTTCGAGCAGGCCGAGCGCAGCGTCGATCCGGCCGAACAGCAGCGCCTGATGACGATCGCCATCGTCGGCGGCGGGCCGACCGGCGTCGAGCTGGCCGGCTCGCTCGCCGAACTCTGCCGTCACACGCTCGCCGACGATTTCCGCAACATCGCTCCCGAACACGCACGCATCATGCTGATCGAGGCGGGGCCGCGCCTGCTCGCGGGCTTCTCGCAGGAGGCCTCGCGCTACGCGGAGACGCGCCTGCGCAAGCTCGGCGTCGAGGTGCTGACGGACACGGCGGTCGAGGATGTGCGCGAGGGCGAGATCCGCATCGACGGACGCAGCGTCGCGGTGGGCCACACGCTGTGGGCGGCCGGCGTCGCCGCCTCGCCGCTGGCCGCCATGCTCGGCGCCGAGACCGACAAGGCGGGCCGCGTCCTCGTCGACGAGACGCTGGCCGTGCCCGGCCTGCCCGGAGTGTATGCCCTCGGCGACCTGGCGCACTGCCCGGGGCCGGACGGCAAGCCGGTGCCGGGCCTCGCGCAGGTGGCCAAGCAGCAGGGGCGGCACCTCGGCCGCGGCCTCGTGCGCCACATCCGCGACGGCGCGCCGCTGGAGCCGTTCCGCTATCGCGGCCGCGGCAACACCGCCATCGTCGGCCGCAACGCCGCCGTCTTCGAGCAGGGTCGCCTGAAGGTCCGCGGCTGGTTCGCCTGGTTCGCCTGGGTTGTCATCCACGTCTATCTGCTGGTCGGCTTCCAGAACCGGGTCCGCGTCTCGGTGCAGTGGCTCTGGCGCTACGTGACCTATGAGCGCGGCGCCCGCCTGGTCACGGAGAAGGATCGCCCGCGCGGGTGA
- a CDS encoding VOC family protein gives MNLLMQVSLFSADFVALSEFYRDVFDLPENVGLRSDVFRGYMSGECMIGFSALAAYGMLGLDERKAGEGDQTALTFRFDTRAELDAAVVTAEARGAALVKPPFTTYYGWYMAVLRDPDGNALRLACPTP, from the coding sequence ATGAACCTCCTGATGCAGGTGAGCCTCTTTTCGGCGGACTTCGTGGCGCTGTCGGAATTCTACCGGGACGTCTTCGACCTCCCGGAGAACGTCGGCCTGCGCTCCGACGTCTTCCGCGGCTACATGTCGGGCGAGTGCATGATCGGCTTCAGCGCGCTCGCCGCCTACGGCATGCTGGGGCTCGACGAGCGCAAGGCGGGCGAGGGCGACCAGACCGCGCTGACCTTCCGCTTCGACACCAGGGCCGAGCTCGACGCTGCCGTCGTGACGGCCGAGGCCAGAGGGGCGGCGCTCGTGAAGCCGCCGTTCACGACCTATTACGGCTGGTACATGGCCGTGCTGCGCGATCCGGACGGCAACGCGCTGCGGCTCGCCTGCCCGACGCCCTGA